One uncultured Fibrobacter sp. genomic region harbors:
- a CDS encoding PHP domain-containing protein, with protein sequence MQKGFPTIITENGGYADLHMHTKLSDGNLSVEELLTLCKRKGLRCISITDHDNLDSYNLAVEPAKEIGLEIIPGIEISAVWQGKDIHILGYFCDPTNLALNMELQDFAKQRVTRAKAIIKKLNALGIDITYEKVVTYCKGKVIGRPHIAMSMVDEEYISNFSEAFTKYLGDGCVAFVEKKGLNPQQTIKLIENAGGIAVLAHPYKSGLSDEFIENMVEWGVQGIEVYSPAQKGAVGRKYKEIAQKFGLVGTGGSDFHTEAGAYPPGCMKMPYSVVNALRERREKLRAEWY encoded by the coding sequence ATGCAAAAGGGGTTTCCCACAATCATCACCGAAAACGGCGGGTATGCGGACCTCCACATGCACACCAAGCTTTCGGATGGAAACCTCTCGGTCGAAGAACTGCTCACCCTTTGCAAGCGCAAAGGGTTGCGTTGCATTTCGATTACCGACCATGACAACCTGGATAGCTACAACCTGGCCGTCGAACCCGCCAAGGAAATCGGTCTCGAAATCATTCCCGGCATCGAAATTTCGGCTGTGTGGCAAGGCAAGGACATCCATATTCTCGGCTACTTCTGCGATCCGACAAACCTCGCCTTGAACATGGAACTGCAGGATTTCGCCAAGCAGCGTGTCACCCGAGCAAAGGCGATTATCAAGAAATTGAACGCCCTCGGTATCGACATCACCTACGAAAAGGTGGTCACCTACTGCAAGGGTAAGGTCATCGGACGCCCGCATATCGCCATGTCCATGGTCGACGAAGAATACATTTCGAACTTTTCGGAAGCGTTTACCAAGTACCTGGGCGACGGCTGCGTGGCCTTTGTCGAAAAGAAGGGACTGAACCCGCAGCAGACTATCAAGCTCATCGAAAACGCCGGTGGAATCGCCGTGCTCGCCCACCCCTACAAGTCGGGTCTCTCCGATGAATTCATCGAGAATATGGTGGAATGGGGCGTACAGGGTATCGAAGTTTATAGCCCCGCCCAAAAGGGAGCCGTTGGCCGCAAGTACAAGGAAATTGCCCAAAAGTTCGGACTCGTGGGAACTGGCGGTTCCGACTTTCATACCGAAGCTGGCGCCTACCCGCCGGGTTGCATGAAAATGCCCTACTCCGTGGTGAACGCGCTGCGCGAACGCCGTGAAAAACTGAGAGCGGAATGGTACTAA
- a CDS encoding viroplasmin family protein: MPKQKFYAIKTPNESKIVMTWAECEKLTHGVKGVLFKSFGTRAEAEAWISGMETPVPDGIRVFVDGSFSPDFPKSGWAFVVTENDVEIARGSGITAFDAESRNIDGEVMASFQAMRWLDSNDKTGTICHDYEGIARWAKGEWQAKSNIAKRYVAAAQPYLHRVSFEKVEAHTGVKWNELVDKLAKEAIARAKKK, translated from the coding sequence ATGCCTAAACAGAAATTCTATGCGATAAAGACCCCGAATGAAAGCAAAATTGTCATGACTTGGGCCGAATGTGAAAAACTGACCCATGGAGTCAAGGGAGTGCTTTTTAAGTCGTTCGGTACGCGTGCCGAGGCCGAAGCATGGATTTCTGGAATGGAAACTCCCGTACCCGATGGTATCCGGGTTTTTGTAGATGGCTCTTTTTCGCCAGATTTCCCCAAATCGGGCTGGGCGTTTGTGGTGACTGAAAACGATGTCGAAATTGCCCGCGGTTCGGGTATTACCGCATTTGATGCAGAAAGCCGAAACATTGACGGCGAAGTGATGGCCTCTTTTCAGGCGATGCGTTGGCTCGATTCCAACGACAAGACGGGTACGATCTGCCACGACTACGAAGGCATTGCCCGCTGGGCCAAGGGCGAATGGCAGGCGAAAAGCAATATCGCCAAGCGCTATGTGGCGGCCGCTCAGCCTTACTTGCACCGTGTGAGTTTTGAAAAGGTGGAAGCCCATACCGGCGTCAAGTGGAATGAGCTGGTCGATAAGCTTGCCAAAGAAGCGATTGCTCGCGCCAAGAAAAAGTAG